The Sorangiineae bacterium MSr11367 genome window below encodes:
- a CDS encoding APC family permease gives MSEPERSLGTSRIVFLVLAAATPLGAVVGSMALGFALGSGPGMPGAYLISGLVLLCFAAGYAAMSQHVTRGGAFYAYITRGLGRPAGLAAAFIALLAYNAIFCSVLGAASFFIGKIVEETVGWSAPWQMWALALLVAVGVLGRREVDFNAKILGTLLGLEVAILVLMDIGIVAHRGFAAFSLRCFEPSTLFSGAAGAGLVFAFNCYIGFEATAIFGEEAKDPARTVPRATYVSVCIIGIFYALTAWSLVTAYGLEHVHDVAAKDPGMFVLNAAGTFVGAPATMAMGLFLITSLFAALLATHSATARYFFVLGREGLLPRALGRTHPRWGSPHTASTVQIALTAIVVLPFALSGADPLLTLSTSTGGLGTLGIIALQAAAAFSVVAFFRRRRDVRWFVTMVAPTVGGVGLTAAMVLIVNNYSVLTGSTSRMVNDLPWLLVFAGLAGLGYAVWLRRAHPEVYLAATDGP, from the coding sequence ATGAGCGAGCCGGAACGCAGCCTCGGGACGAGCCGCATCGTTTTTCTCGTGCTCGCGGCGGCGACGCCGCTCGGTGCGGTCGTCGGATCCATGGCGCTGGGCTTTGCGCTGGGCAGCGGTCCGGGCATGCCGGGCGCATACCTGATCAGTGGACTCGTGCTTCTCTGCTTCGCGGCGGGGTATGCCGCGATGAGTCAGCACGTGACCCGAGGCGGTGCGTTCTACGCGTACATCACGCGCGGTCTTGGTCGGCCCGCCGGACTCGCCGCCGCCTTCATCGCGCTGCTCGCGTACAACGCGATTTTCTGCTCCGTGCTGGGGGCGGCCTCGTTCTTCATCGGCAAAATCGTCGAGGAGACGGTGGGCTGGAGCGCACCCTGGCAAATGTGGGCGCTCGCACTTCTCGTGGCGGTGGGCGTGTTGGGGCGGCGCGAGGTGGACTTCAATGCGAAGATCCTGGGGACGCTCCTGGGCCTCGAGGTGGCCATCCTCGTCCTGATGGACATCGGCATCGTCGCACACCGCGGCTTCGCGGCCTTCTCGCTCCGTTGCTTCGAGCCGTCCACGTTGTTCTCGGGTGCGGCCGGTGCGGGGCTCGTGTTTGCGTTCAATTGCTACATCGGTTTCGAGGCGACGGCCATCTTCGGTGAAGAGGCGAAAGATCCCGCGCGTACCGTGCCGCGGGCCACGTACGTGTCGGTGTGCATCATCGGGATCTTCTATGCCCTCACCGCATGGTCGCTGGTGACGGCCTACGGCCTCGAGCATGTGCACGACGTGGCGGCCAAGGATCCGGGCATGTTCGTGCTGAACGCAGCGGGGACGTTCGTGGGAGCGCCCGCGACGATGGCCATGGGCCTCTTTTTGATCACCAGCCTTTTCGCGGCCCTTCTGGCCACGCATTCGGCTACCGCGCGTTACTTTTTCGTGCTCGGACGCGAGGGCCTCTTGCCGCGCGCCCTCGGGCGCACGCACCCGCGATGGGGGTCGCCGCACACGGCGAGCACCGTGCAAATCGCGCTGACCGCCATCGTCGTTCTGCCCTTTGCTCTCAGCGGAGCCGATCCGCTGCTGACGTTGAGCACGAGCACCGGCGGGCTTGGCACACTCGGCATCATTGCGCTGCAGGCGGCGGCCGCCTTCTCCGTGGTCGCCTTTTTCCGTCGGCGGCGCGACGTTCGCTGGTTCGTCACCATGGTGGCGCCCACGGTGGGCGGCGTGGGGCTCACCGCGGCGATGGTCCTCATCGTGAACAACTACAGCGTGCTCACGGGCTCGACGTCACGCATGGTCAATGACTTGCCGTGGCTTCTCGTGTTCGCAGGCCTGGCGGGTTTGGGCTACGCCGTGTGGCTTCGCCGCGCCCACCCCGAGGTGTACCTCGCCGCGACCGATGGTCCGTAG
- a CDS encoding DoxX family protein yields MPLITLILVTLLARLAGWRRFGGERFSTLSGALRAGVAALFVLTGTVHFVGLRAELMKMVPPVFGDPGFWVTVTGIAELAGAIGILLPATRRAAAAGLLLLLLAVLPANVYAATHQVTFGNDPATPLLPRLLEQLLYLAAVAWAGYGPSVAARYTSGWARRSHTA; encoded by the coding sequence ATGCCGCTCATCACCCTCATCCTCGTCACATTGCTCGCCCGGCTCGCGGGATGGCGCCGCTTCGGCGGCGAGCGATTCAGCACGTTGTCCGGCGCGCTTCGTGCCGGCGTGGCTGCCCTGTTCGTGCTCACCGGCACGGTTCATTTCGTCGGCCTGCGCGCGGAGCTCATGAAGATGGTGCCCCCCGTTTTCGGCGATCCCGGCTTCTGGGTCACCGTCACGGGCATCGCGGAACTCGCGGGGGCCATCGGCATCCTCCTTCCCGCAACACGCCGCGCGGCCGCCGCAGGTCTCTTGCTGCTACTGCTCGCGGTGCTTCCAGCCAACGTCTACGCCGCGACCCACCAAGTCACCTTTGGGAACGACCCCGCCACTCCCCTGCTCCCGCGGTTGCTCGAGCAGCTTCTCTACCTGGCGGCGGTGGCGTGGGCGGGCTACGGACCATCGGTCGCGGCGAGGTACACCTCGGGGTGGGCGCGGCGAAGCCACACGGCGTAG